In one Alnus glutinosa chromosome 14, dhAlnGlut1.1, whole genome shotgun sequence genomic region, the following are encoded:
- the LOC133857706 gene encoding myb-related protein 308-like, translated as MGRSPCCEKEHTNKGAWTKEEDERLVNYIKLHGEGCWRSLPKAAGLLRCGKSCRLRWINYLRPDLKRGNFTEEEDELIINLHNLLGNKWSLIAARLPGRTDNEIKNYWNTHIKRKLYSRGVDPQTHRPLTSSTTVATTASNSATGTANNTSNNKTSSDNNNSKSCLFEVQNYMTAPLMQVPAGTIDANVKAGNESAEESNSSSGVTTSEEVFPELNLELSIGLPYQLHQIPSINIKELRQQPPQQKQQQVSCEWYGNLSQGACLYCHSGFQNTQACSCKAMGTTLTADNIYRYYRPLNS; from the exons ATGGGAAGATCTCCTTGCTGTGAGAAAGAGCACACCAACAAGGGAGCATGGACTAAAGAGGAAGACGAGCGCCTTGTCAACTACATCAAACTTCATGGGGAAGGCTGTTGGCGATCTCTTCCTAAAGCTGCag gtTTGCTTAGATGTGGCAAGAGCTGTAGACTAAGGTGGATAAACTACCTTAGGCCTGATCTCAAGAGAGGAAACTTCACTGAAGAGGAAGACGAGCTCATCATCAACCTTCATAACTTACTTGGAAACAA ATGGTCTCTTATTGCCGCGCGCTTACCAGGAAGAACTGATAACGAGATCAAGAACTATTGGAACACTCACATCAAGAGAAAGCTCTACAGCCGTGGAGTTGATCCTCAAACTCACCGTCCACTCACCTCGTCCACCACCGTCGCCACCACAGCATCCAACAGCGCCACCGGTACCGCCAACAACACCAGCAATAACAAAACGAGTAGCGACAACAACAATAGTAAGAGTTGTTTGTTTGAAGTGCAAAATTATATGACGGCGCCATTGATGCAAGTACCGGCCGGCACCATTGATGCCAACGTCAAGGCCGGAAATGAGTCTGCGGAAGAGTCAAATAGTAGCAGTGGAGTGACGACGTCAGAGGAAGTGTTCCCTGAGCTCAACCTTGAACTCTCCATAGGGCTGCCGTATCAGCTTCATCAGATCCCTTCTATCAACATAAAGGAGTTGAGACAACAACCGCCGCAACAGAAACAGCAGCAGGTTTCGTGCGAGTGGTATGGGAATCTCAGTCAAGGAGCATGTTTGTATTGCCATTCAGGGTTTCAAAACACCCAAGCATGTAGCTGCAAAGCCATGGGAACAACCTTAACAGCTGACAACATCTATAGATATTACAGGCCCTTGAACTCTTGA